GGGTTGTGAAAAGAGCGTGCAGCCCCGATCGCAGCGGCAATAGCCGACAACGGCTTCCGCTGTGAGATGAGCCGTCATGAAAATTGGCTGAAAAGAATCACCCGCGGCAATGGTAAGCAAGGGAATCGGAAGTTCGCGCAAGGCTGGCCGCACCCGGCGTTGCATCGATGGAGACAATCAAGGAAACCAGCGGCATGGAATTCCTGCAGCGCATGTGGAATGGAGAAATTCCCGCCGCGCCGATCGGGCATACGCTGGATTTCATACCGATCGAGGGCGAGCCGGGGCGTGTTGTATTTCAAGGGACGCCCGGCCGGCAGCACTACAACCCGATTGGCAGCGTGCATGGCGGCTATTTCTGCACCCTGCTCGACTCGGCAGTCGGCTGCGCAGTGCAGTCGATGCTGCCGAAAGGGATGGGCTATACGACGCTGGAGCTGAAAGTGAATCTGATCCGCGCACTGACCGACAAGACCGGGCCGGTGCGCGCCGAAGGCAAGGTGATTCAAGT
The Noviherbaspirillum cavernae DNA segment above includes these coding regions:
- a CDS encoding PaaI family thioesterase; translation: METIKETSGMEFLQRMWNGEIPAAPIGHTLDFIPIEGEPGRVVFQGTPGRQHYNPIGSVHGGYFCTLLDSAVGCAVQSMLPKGMGYTTLELKVNLIRALTDKTGPVRAEGKVIQVGNRVGIAEGRLFDVDGKIYAHATTTCLVFPIP